In Flammeovirgaceae bacterium 311, one DNA window encodes the following:
- a CDS encoding hypothetical protein (COG5023 Tubulin) codes for MKHLILLLLVFLNLAAYGQTASTDTQLVEAPELSADEQKLLLMDMTLQMETADAINQMYNFKFAKAEQQFRWIKQKYPTHPLPYFLMGLSQWWKIMPNVENERYDERFTQYMDSTIYLAERMLSADESNAEAKFFLSGAWAFKSRLHSERKSWRKAASSGKKSLEYLDMKGEKKALGSEFLFGDALYNYYAEWVPENYPLLKPVLMFMPSGDKSLGMQQLKEVANNAFYTRTEAQYFLMRILALDENKPYEALRLSEYLHRTYPDNPYFHRYYARMLYTTGQYTKLEETSKSILDKIDNQMPGYESISGRYAAFYLGQMYDVLNKHNDARKYFVRVIEFAKSTNDLDSGYLLYSLLALGDMAKEDGDERQAKRYYKEVKKYGSRSHSAHSKARERLKEM; via the coding sequence ATGAAACACCTCATTCTCTTACTGTTGGTCTTCCTGAACCTGGCTGCTTATGGGCAGACGGCCTCCACTGATACCCAATTGGTAGAGGCGCCGGAGTTATCTGCAGATGAGCAAAAGCTGCTCCTGATGGACATGACCCTCCAGATGGAAACCGCCGATGCCATCAACCAGATGTACAATTTTAAATTTGCAAAAGCCGAGCAGCAGTTTCGCTGGATCAAGCAAAAATACCCCACCCACCCGCTGCCCTACTTCCTGATGGGCCTTAGCCAGTGGTGGAAAATTATGCCCAATGTAGAGAACGAGCGTTACGATGAGCGCTTCACCCAGTACATGGACAGCACCATCTACCTTGCCGAGCGTATGCTAAGTGCAGACGAGTCGAATGCAGAAGCCAAGTTTTTCCTCTCCGGTGCCTGGGCCTTTAAAAGCCGCCTGCATTCAGAGCGCAAAAGCTGGCGCAAAGCTGCTTCTTCCGGCAAAAAATCACTGGAATACCTGGACATGAAAGGGGAGAAAAAAGCGCTTGGCTCGGAGTTTCTCTTTGGCGATGCCCTTTATAACTACTATGCCGAGTGGGTACCAGAAAACTACCCCCTGCTGAAGCCTGTGCTGATGTTCATGCCCAGTGGCGACAAATCCCTGGGGATGCAGCAGCTCAAGGAGGTAGCCAACAACGCTTTCTACACCCGTACCGAGGCCCAGTATTTCCTGATGCGCATCCTGGCCCTGGACGAGAACAAACCCTACGAGGCCCTGCGCCTGTCGGAATACCTGCACAGGACCTATCCCGATAACCCCTATTTCCACCGCTACTACGCCCGCATGCTCTATACCACGGGCCAGTACACCAAGCTGGAAGAGACCTCCAAAAGCATCCTGGACAAGATCGATAACCAGATGCCCGGCTACGAGTCCATCAGCGGACGCTATGCTGCCTTTTACCTGGGCCAGATGTACGATGTGCTCAACAAGCACAACGATGCCCGCAAGTACTTTGTACGCGTCATCGAGTTTGCCAAAAGCACCAACGACCTCGACTCCGGCTACCTGCTCTACAGCCTCCTGGCCCTGGGCGACATGGCCAAGGAAGACGGCGACGAGCGCCAGGCCAAGCGCTACTACAAAGAAGTAAAAAAATAC